In Pristiophorus japonicus isolate sPriJap1 chromosome 2, sPriJap1.hap1, whole genome shotgun sequence, one genomic interval encodes:
- the grpel1 gene encoding grpE protein homolog 1, mitochondrial yields MTMASCSGRVLRAGGRLLLTGAGIPGAGVTPSPGWNGGTTRRFLCIATHQKNTGQSYEDDQSQTQNGDKGELRSTEKTLMEEKIKLEEQLKDLTDKYKRALADTENLRQRSQKMVEEAKLYGIQGFCKDLLEVADVLEKATESVPKEEITEQNPHLKSLYEGLTMTEGQLQKVFSKYGLVKLNPIGAKFDPYEHEALFHTPVEGKEPGSVALVTKIGYKLHGRTLRPALVGVVKGAD; encoded by the exons ATGACCATGGCGAGCTGCAGCGGCCGAGTCTTGCGGGCCGGCGGCCGGCTTCTGCTGACAGGCGCAGGCATACCGGGGGCCGGCGTGACACCGAGCCCGGGCTGGAATGGCGGCACCACACGCAG GTTTCTCTGTATAGCTACTCACCAGAAAAACACTGGACAAAGCTATGAAGATGATCAAAGCCAAACCCAGAATGGGGACAAAGGAGAACTCCGCTCAACAGAGAAAACACTGATGGAAGAAAAGATCAAGCTGGAGGAGCAATTGAAGGATCTTACA GACAAGTATAAACGAGCGCTAGCAGATACTGAAAACCTGCGTCAAAGAAGCCAAAAAATGGTTGAAGAAGCCAAGTTATATG GTATTCAAGGTTTCTGCAAGGACCTGTTGGAGGTGGCGGATGTTCTTGAGAAAGCAACGGAGAGCGTACCCAAAGAGGAGATCACGGAACAGAACCCCCACTTGAAGAGTCTCTACGAGGGTCTCACCATGACAGAAGGACAACTTCAGAAAGTGTTTTCCAAGTATGGCCTTGTCAAATTGAATCCCATTGGAGCCAAATTTGATCCCTATGAGCACGAAGCTCTTTTTCACACTCCAGTGGAAGGGAAGGAGCCAGGCTCTGTGGCACTGGTGACCAAAATAGGGTACAAGCTTCATGGACGCACCCTTCGGCCAGCATTAGTTGGTGTTGTCAAAGGAGCAGATTGA